A stretch of Myxococcus hansupus DNA encodes these proteins:
- a CDS encoding sensor histidine kinase gives MALAVGVGLLQTAPEFLEEEHLASISLRFLLWVVEAPVQLLALSATFNHGVKRQRSPTRVLVTSLLVAAVIGVLFALAFVFVVEGLLGLELDGEGPLSLPLAAGFGAMMGIFIAGIWGLAFVSPHVAEQTQLRALETEQLRFEAEQLRVSSEMARLRSQLEPHFLLNTLNTIAGLVTQNPREARRLIGCLGDLLRDALQGQEEMQTLDQEVTWLRRYAEILESRHGDALRFDWDIPPDVGGVLLPRLLLQPLVENAVQHGALCRTGGGRVGVRASLQETGPGLQLVCTVTDNGPGLPTSEPRAGALGLHTVRRRLELRCPGSVLQLRSSSEGTSAVIEVPVPPGGPT, from the coding sequence ATGGCCTTGGCCGTTGGCGTCGGCCTGCTCCAGACCGCCCCCGAGTTCCTCGAAGAGGAGCACCTCGCGAGCATCTCACTTCGATTCTTGCTCTGGGTGGTCGAGGCTCCAGTTCAACTGCTCGCGCTGTCCGCCACCTTCAACCACGGCGTCAAGCGGCAGCGCAGTCCGACGCGGGTCTTGGTCACCAGCCTCCTCGTCGCCGCGGTCATCGGGGTGCTCTTCGCCCTCGCCTTCGTGTTCGTGGTGGAAGGTCTCCTGGGGCTCGAACTCGACGGAGAGGGCCCGCTGTCACTCCCGCTCGCAGCAGGCTTCGGCGCGATGATGGGCATCTTCATCGCCGGTATCTGGGGGCTCGCCTTCGTGTCACCCCATGTGGCCGAGCAGACCCAACTCCGCGCGCTCGAGACGGAGCAACTGCGCTTCGAGGCCGAACAGCTCAGGGTTTCATCGGAGATGGCGCGGCTGCGCTCGCAACTCGAGCCCCATTTCCTCCTCAACACGCTCAACACCATCGCGGGGCTGGTGACGCAGAATCCGCGAGAGGCTCGGCGCCTGATTGGGTGTCTCGGGGACCTGTTGCGTGATGCGCTGCAGGGGCAAGAGGAGATGCAGACGCTCGACCAGGAAGTCACCTGGCTCCGGCGTTACGCGGAGATCCTCGAGTCGCGCCACGGGGATGCACTCCGCTTCGACTGGGACATTCCTCCTGACGTCGGCGGCGTGCTGCTGCCGAGACTGCTGCTGCAACCCCTGGTCGAGAACGCGGTCCAGCACGGCGCCCTGTGCCGAACCGGCGGCGGCCGGGTGGGCGTCCGCGCCTCGCTTCAGGAGACGGGCCCAGGGTTGCAGCTCGTGTGCACCGTGACGGACAACGGCCCCGGACTTCCGACGAGCGAGCCGCGCGCTGGAGCGCTCGGCCTCCACACGGTGCGGCGGCGGCTGGAGCTCAGGTGTCCCGGGTCGGTCTTGCAACTGCGCTCTTCAAGTGAAGGGACCTCCGCGGTCATCGAGGTTCCCGTGCCCCCAGGAGGACCAACATGA
- a CDS encoding LytR/AlgR family response regulator transcription factor produces MSTEGGDKLRSLVVEDEWAARNYLVELLDGSNLAQVTGAVASADEARELLLGDGRHAFDVVFLDVRLSGGRNEGLDIARALSALPQTPMLVLATAFNAHALEAYDLGVADYLLKPFTEQRVEQCLHRLRARRPKLEPSGPLRIAARRQKSLVFFDRDEVWAFEAAERLTRVHTAQGVFDVDLSLSAIEASFGRALARVHRNWLVNVAHIKEFERDSETRVWVGEGLMADGRGIHVPVARERAQQLRDMLLASAAGVRRRT; encoded by the coding sequence ATGAGCACGGAGGGTGGAGACAAGCTGCGTTCCCTCGTCGTCGAGGACGAGTGGGCGGCACGGAACTACCTCGTCGAACTCTTGGATGGCTCCAACCTCGCGCAAGTCACCGGCGCGGTCGCGTCCGCGGACGAAGCGAGGGAGCTCCTGCTCGGCGACGGACGTCACGCGTTCGATGTCGTGTTCCTCGACGTCCGTCTCTCCGGCGGCCGAAACGAGGGACTGGACATCGCGCGCGCTCTCTCAGCGCTGCCACAGACGCCCATGCTCGTGCTCGCGACCGCATTCAATGCGCACGCGCTCGAAGCGTATGACCTGGGCGTCGCCGACTACCTGCTCAAACCCTTCACCGAGCAACGCGTCGAGCAGTGTCTCCACAGGCTCCGAGCGCGCCGGCCGAAGCTGGAGCCCTCCGGCCCCCTGCGCATCGCCGCGAGGCGGCAGAAGAGCCTCGTCTTCTTCGACCGCGACGAGGTGTGGGCATTCGAGGCGGCGGAGCGCTTGACGCGAGTCCACACCGCCCAGGGCGTCTTCGATGTCGACCTGTCCCTCTCCGCGATCGAGGCGTCGTTCGGCCGTGCGCTCGCGAGGGTGCACCGCAACTGGCTGGTCAACGTGGCGCACATCAAGGAGTTCGAGCGCGACAGCGAGACCCGGGTCTGGGTGGGCGAAGGGCTCATGGCGGACGGTCGCGGCATCCATGTGCCGGTTGCCCGTGAGCGCGCGCAACAACTCCGCGACATGCTGCTCGCGAGCGCGGCGGGTGTGCGCCGGAGAACTTGA